The genomic segment CAGATCCTGATTTCCGTTTATGTTTAACTTTAAGATTACCTTGGTAAACTGCTGTTTTCCCGGCTTTAGCGAGCATAAAATCATGGTCAATATCGTCATATTGAGTTGGAGCGAAGCGCAGATCAAAATCTCCGATCTCCTGCAACACCGACTGCCGGAACAGATGAAAACATCCGGTTACGGATACGCACGGTCTGCAAAAATCAAACTGACCATAATCCAGATCCTGATTATACGGGTCCATATATGAAAATTCAAAACTGCGAACGGTATCTTCAAATCCATGAGGAGTTTCACGCAGATGAATATCAGCATGCTGAATAACTTCTTCCTGCCCGGCATTAACAACCCGGCAACCCCATACCCCTGCATCAGGATATGATTCTACCGCAGCACTGAACTGCGCCTGCCAGTCATCAGGAACAAAAGCGTCGTCATCCAAGTACGCAACATAATCATAATTCTTAATTTCAGATAAATTTTTTAGCCAGTTACGGGCTGCTGGAGCACCAATATTTACAGGTAGCTCTATGTATTTAAATTTATCTCCCAGCTTATCCTGCCACTGAGCCATAATCTTGCTGGTTGAATCACTGCTTCCGTTATTGAGCGCAAAAATATGAATATTATCCAAAGGCGTAGCTGCCAGTGATTTCATTGTCTCATTAAAGTCCGGACCCTTGTTGTATGTGTAAAGGCATACGGCAACCTTACCTTTAAGGAATTTACTGCTGTGGCCATCCAGAATACGATCATAAACTTTAAACCATGTATTCACCTGCCAGGGACGTGCATTCATACGGTCCCGCCAGAGAATCATAGCTTCCTCTCTACGTCCCATCCGATCTAAGGCTTCAGCAAGATGAAGTAGGCTTTCACCTGTAATAAGCGATCCGCCTGATGTATCGGAATAAATTTTCTCTGCCTTTTCATAATCTCCAGAGCAAAATGCTATATCACCGGCATATTTATTAACAACAATATTCATTGATGAAGGCCAGTCTCTTGCCAGCGCTTCACTGGCAACTTCGTGGCGCCCCATAAAAAAAGTCAAATCCATAAGGTGTGACAACCAAAATAAATTTTCAGGCTGCCTCTCAGTCTGTTTTGAGAGATATTCCAGCAATTTTTCTTTATCGTCTTTAGCTACAAGTCGTTGCAGATAGCCTAAGCTCTCAGGTATCGAGCTGTTACCTGCTATAAGCGAAAGAGTTTCAACAAGTTTGTCGGATAAAAACTGAAGCTGCTGATTTATTGCAAGCAGATTTGATGCAAGCTGACCATCAAGAGGACTTGTCTCCCATGCAGCCAGAAACATATCCACCCCGACATCAATTAATGCGCCTTTCTCATTACTGCCCTCAGCACTGTTAATAATGAGGTTGGCCGTTTCCATAAGATGCATTTTACCGTGCCCGGAGACAAGAAGCCTGTAACGGGAGGCGGTATCAAGCTGCCGCCAGAATAAACCGGTCATAAATTCTCCCTACCCGAAGGTTACTCGCATTTTTTCAATCAAGTCCTGCAGCCTATGCTCATAAGTATGACTGGCCAGAATACGTTTACGGGCGGCATTACTGATGCGCTTTCGCCCGCTTTCATCTGCCAGCCATTTTTTAAGCAACTGTGGAATTTCGCTAACATCATCGTATGAAATTATTTCTTTGTCCGGCTCAAATAAATCTTCCATCTGTTCGCGGTAATCAGTAAGTACAAATCCGCCACAGGCCGGAACATCAAAAATTCGCTGATTAACCGCTCCCTTCATCTGCCGGCTGGTACAGTTAAAACTGACCTTGGACATGGGATAAAATGCAGGAAGATCAGCGTAATAATCAAGAGAGCTCAAATAACGCCAGTCCCCTCTTTCCAGTAACGAATCCCAGCCGTCATCACCGACAATAAGCGGATTAAAAGGCAAAACAGCTTTAATACAAGACAGGCGATACTGGCGTGTTGCCTCCCATGTGATCAAAGCTTCAAACGATAATCGGTGCTCGTCACTTGGAAATTTTTCCATTTCATCCAGCAGTTCTGGATGCAAATTCTGTAAAAACTTTTCCACAGAAAGTTCATCTGACGCACCGAACTCCTCAGCAAGAACGGAATAACCAGACAAAAGTGAACCTGAAATGCCTGATTCACGTATGGTTTTCTCCACGGCGCAGACCATTGAATTACCGACAAATGAGACGTCGGCACGCCACATAGATTTGCCTGCAAGATCCGGCCTGAACCGCTTTGGATCAGTTGCCAGTGGCAGATAAAAAATATTCTGAAAGCCTTTTTCACGCATAATATCAAGATTTCCGGCATCATACGTAAAAATAGCAGTCAAATCAGGTAGTACATCTTTATAACGATAAAGAATAAGTTGCGGATTATCTACAAACCATGAAGCCAATGGGAGCTTTAATTTCAGCAGAAGTTCAGTAAGTTTTCCCTCACGGTCCACACCGAAATGATTCACAGTCAACGCAAAGTCAGGTTTAAAATCCACGACAGCTTTAAGTAAATCCTCTACAAAACCATCACGAACTGTGTCCCCCAGACCAATATCGATACTGCAATAACTGAGTCCAAGCCGCTCCATCGCTGCCGTTATTTCTCCGGTTAAGAAATAAGGACGGTTAAAAAACAGAACTTTCGGCTTAGTATTTTGAAATTTAGGATAATCAGCCTGCGCCCAAAAATCCACAGGAGCATTACTTTTTTCAGCCTCTAAAGTTTCAGCAAGAGCTGCATACCAGTCCCGATCAAGTCTCAGATAGAGCGGTACTTTAATTATTTCAAGAAGTCCTCCACCATTTCCAGACCACCACTTACGGACTTTATCCAGAGCATCAACGGCAGTACCATCAACCCAGGTGACCTGTGCGTGACTTTTAAGTTTATCTGCGCCGCTTGCTCTAGCAATGAGCGGATCATTATCAACGACAATAACCGGTCCACGCTCGGCCAGTTTTTTAATACACACACCAAGCCCTGCGCCGACAACAACAGGTATAACACCCGGTTGCACGGCATCTGCAAGCAGGGTTTCGCGCTCTGCTCCTTTGCGGCCCCATAGATGCCATTTCTTGCCATCAATAAATATACGCACATCGGTAACAATGTTTTGCTCGAAAATAGGTTCGACTGTATAAGCTCGTTTTTGCATACTGGTTATGTAAGTCATTTCAGCCACCAGTGACAATGCCTGAAAAGCATTTTTTTACGCCCTGCAACGGTTTACTTTTACGCGGCAATCTTTAATAAATCGGTCTGTGCATGCTCAAAAGATTATTGAGAAGCATAAGAAAATTAATATGTCACATAAATTTAATGATTTATGATTCCTAATTTTAACCGAAGCGTATCAATATGAATAGTAATATTAAGACCTTAGACAATTCACTTATTCCTGAAAGCAATATGACTGTAATTGATCTTGAAACATGGGAAAGGACTGAGCATTTTAACTTTTTTCAGGCCAGCCGCTCCTGTCAATTCGGTTTGACTGTGCAGGTTGATGTTACGAATCTATATAATTTTCGTAAACAGGCAAATAAATCCGGCCGGGGACTGCGTTTATCCGACATTCTGTATTACTTTGCTACCAAAACAGCCAATGCCATTCCTGAATTCAGAACTCGCATTGTCGACGGCAAGCCCGTAATATTTGATGTGGTACATCCAGCTTTCACTTACATCCCTAATGGACGTAAGCTGCACGCCAACGTGCTGGCTGGCTACGCCGAAGACTACTCTACGCAGTCAAAAAATTTCGATTCAGCCCGTATGCAATCCGACAGAAACCCGACATTAACACCGAAAGGTGGTGATAAGCAAAACCTGCTTTATTTCAGCATCGTCAGCGGAGTCCACTTCAGCTCAGCTTCAAACCCCTGGGGTGACTGTAACACTGATACCGTACCCCGTGTACTTTTCGGACAGATTTCAAACTCGGATTCAGGCAGAAAGATACTTCCGGTTTCACTTGAAATGCTGCACAGTCTGGCTGACGGACAGCACACGGCTGAATTTTTTAAAAAATTCACTGAAATGTGCGAAAACCCGGAAAAATTTATTGAATAACTTTACCCAAGTTATGCTTAAGCATCTTGAAATCAGGATAGATTGAACACATTTGATTCTATACAGTTCAAAAAAGAAACGGGGTAACCTTTGAAATGAATTTCAATGGTTACCCCGTTTTTATATTTCAATAAAATTCTGTCGAGACAGAATTATTTCACCCGAACTAAATCACGTGCAATGAGAGTTTCAGCAATCTGAACAGTGTTGAGTGCTGCACCCTTACGGATGTTATCGGAAACAATCCACATATTGAGACCATTTTCAATGGTTTCATCTTCACGGATACGACCAACATAAACATCATCTTCACCTGCACAATCAATAGCCATAGGGTAATGATGTTTTTCAGGAAAATCGATAACAGTAATTCCGGGGAAGTTAGCGAGCATGTTACGGCATTCTTCAACTGTAACTTTTTCTTCAGTTTCGATGTTAACAGACTCGGAATGGCTATAGAAAACAGGAACACGTACGGCTGTTGCGGTGACTTTGATTGAATCATCGCCCATGATTTTTCTGGTCTCATTGACCATTTTCATTTCTTCTTTGGTATAGCCATTATCCATGAAAACATCGATATGAGGCAGGCAGTTAAATGCAATCTGGTGCGGGTATACATCAGCTACAACGTCACGATTATTGAAAAGTCTGCTGACCTGAGTTTCCAACTCTGTGATGGCTTTCTGTCCGGTACCGGATACAGCCTGATAAGTGGAAACAATAATACGTTTGATCTTTGCTGCATCGTGGATAGGTTTGAGCGCAACAACCATCTGAATAGTAGAACAGTTGGGATTAGCGATAATACCGGGATGCCAGTCCAGATCTTCAGGGTTAACTTCAGGCACTACGAGAGGAACCTTGGGGTCCATTCTCCAGGCGCTGGAGTTATCGACGACTACACAACCAGCCTTGGCTGCAAGAGGAGCAAACTTCTCGGAGGTACTGCCGCCAGCGGAAAAAAGAGCTATATCAAAACCTTCAAAAGAATCTTCTTTCAGTTCAATAACAGTCAACTCTTCATCTTTGTAAGGCACCTTGGTACCAGCAGAACGTGAAGATGAAAAAGGTACGACTTCAGATGCAGGAAAATTTCTCTGCTCAAGAACTTTGAGCATTTCACGACCGACTGCACCGGTTGCACCAACAACAGCAACTCTAGGATTCTTTGTACTCATAACTAAACCTCCGTATGCTTGAGCTGAACTATCATGATAATTCAGTTTTTATAGTTAAATCACTTTAGGCAACCCCAATCACCCGAACTGCATGTTCGCAGTTCTCACATCAGCCTTATTTAAATTTAAGAGCCTGCCCTATTTCAAGACATGCTTTTGCTCTGTTCAAAGTATAAAGATGGACTCCGGGAGCACCGCCATCAAGAAGCTCCTGCGCCTGTCTGGTAGCGAATTCAATACCAAGTCTGTACACAGCATCATCTCCGCCCTCTTCATGTGCTTTCTCAAGAGCACTTAAAAATTTTCCGGGAATTGCTGCACCGCACAATGATAAAATAAATTTGGCAGACTTAAGGCTCATAATAGGCAATACGCCGGGAACTACCGGAACATTGATACCCATTTCAGCCAGACGTTCGCAAAAATCAAAATAGACGCGGTTATCAAAAAAGAGCTGGGTGATAATAAATTCACCACCCTCATCAATTTTAAACTTCATCCATTTAAAATCTTCCTTAATGGAGGGAGACTCAAGATGTGCTTCAGGATAACCGGCAACGGCAATCCCGGTTCCTGGATGCTCATTTTTTACATATTTAGCGAGGTCGGAACCGTGTTTGAAAGCTTGGGTGTTGAAATCGAAATCTTCATCATCGGCAGGCGCATCACCGCGCAGGGCCAGAATATTCTCAACACCCGCTTCCCTCAGGGCTGAGACGAATTTACTGATATTCTCCGGACTGGCACCAACACAGGTCAAGTGAGCAAGTGGCTCAATGCCCGCATCCTGCTTCATTCTTTTAACAATTTCAAGTGAATTGTCTTGTGCTCCACCACCTGCTCCATATGTAACTGAAGCAAACAGAGGATTTAAAACTTTAAGCTTATCCACAACCTCAAAAAATTTGGGCC from the Maridesulfovibrio zosterae DSM 11974 genome contains:
- a CDS encoding glycosyltransferase; translated protein: MTGLFWRQLDTASRYRLLVSGHGKMHLMETANLIINSAEGSNEKGALIDVGVDMFLAAWETSPLDGQLASNLLAINQQLQFLSDKLVETLSLIAGNSSIPESLGYLQRLVAKDDKEKLLEYLSKQTERQPENLFWLSHLMDLTFFMGRHEVASEALARDWPSSMNIVVNKYAGDIAFCSGDYEKAEKIYSDTSGGSLITGESLLHLAEALDRMGRREEAMILWRDRMNARPWQVNTWFKVYDRILDGHSSKFLKGKVAVCLYTYNKGPDFNETMKSLAATPLDNIHIFALNNGSSDSTSKIMAQWQDKLGDKFKYIELPVNIGAPAARNWLKNLSEIKNYDYVAYLDDDAFVPDDWQAQFSAAVESYPDAGVWGCRVVNAGQEEVIQHADIHLRETPHGFEDTVRSFEFSYMDPYNQDLDYGQFDFCRPCVSVTGCFHLFRQSVLQEIGDFDLRFAPTQYDDIDHDFMLAKAGKTAVYQGNLKVKHKRKSGSAVALSRAARGSGAGNVIKLESKYSASEVAGIIDRDVKRLENDFTEKSLKLGQMMRSMD
- a CDS encoding CgeB family protein, which produces MTYITSMQKRAYTVEPIFEQNIVTDVRIFIDGKKWHLWGRKGAERETLLADAVQPGVIPVVVGAGLGVCIKKLAERGPVIVVDNDPLIARASGADKLKSHAQVTWVDGTAVDALDKVRKWWSGNGGGLLEIIKVPLYLRLDRDWYAALAETLEAEKSNAPVDFWAQADYPKFQNTKPKVLFFNRPYFLTGEITAAMERLGLSYCSIDIGLGDTVRDGFVEDLLKAVVDFKPDFALTVNHFGVDREGKLTELLLKLKLPLASWFVDNPQLILYRYKDVLPDLTAIFTYDAGNLDIMREKGFQNIFYLPLATDPKRFRPDLAGKSMWRADVSFVGNSMVCAVEKTIRESGISGSLLSGYSVLAEEFGASDELSVEKFLQNLHPELLDEMEKFPSDEHRLSFEALITWEATRQYRLSCIKAVLPFNPLIVGDDGWDSLLERGDWRYLSSLDYYADLPAFYPMSKVSFNCTSRQMKGAVNQRIFDVPACGGFVLTDYREQMEDLFEPDKEIISYDDVSEIPQLLKKWLADESGRKRISNAARKRILASHTYEHRLQDLIEKMRVTFG
- a CDS encoding CatA-like O-acetyltransferase, with amino-acid sequence MNSNIKTLDNSLIPESNMTVIDLETWERTEHFNFFQASRSCQFGLTVQVDVTNLYNFRKQANKSGRGLRLSDILYYFATKTANAIPEFRTRIVDGKPVIFDVVHPAFTYIPNGRKLHANVLAGYAEDYSTQSKNFDSARMQSDRNPTLTPKGGDKQNLLYFSIVSGVHFSSASNPWGDCNTDTVPRVLFGQISNSDSGRKILPVSLEMLHSLADGQHTAEFFKKFTEMCENPEKFIE
- a CDS encoding aspartate-semialdehyde dehydrogenase, giving the protein MSTKNPRVAVVGATGAVGREMLKVLEQRNFPASEVVPFSSSRSAGTKVPYKDEELTVIELKEDSFEGFDIALFSAGGSTSEKFAPLAAKAGCVVVDNSSAWRMDPKVPLVVPEVNPEDLDWHPGIIANPNCSTIQMVVALKPIHDAAKIKRIIVSTYQAVSGTGQKAITELETQVSRLFNNRDVVADVYPHQIAFNCLPHIDVFMDNGYTKEEMKMVNETRKIMGDDSIKVTATAVRVPVFYSHSESVNIETEEKVTVEECRNMLANFPGITVIDFPEKHHYPMAIDCAGEDDVYVGRIREDETIENGLNMWIVSDNIRKGAALNTVQIAETLIARDLVRVK
- a CDS encoding methylenetetrahydrofolate reductase; this translates as MKIVDLIKENKPFLSLEFFPPKDRDSWPKFFEVVDKLKVLNPLFASVTYGAGGGAQDNSLEIVKRMKQDAGIEPLAHLTCVGASPENISKFVSALREAGVENILALRGDAPADDEDFDFNTQAFKHGSDLAKYVKNEHPGTGIAVAGYPEAHLESPSIKEDFKWMKFKIDEGGEFIITQLFFDNRVYFDFCERLAEMGINVPVVPGVLPIMSLKSAKFILSLCGAAIPGKFLSALEKAHEEGGDDAVYRLGIEFATRQAQELLDGGAPGVHLYTLNRAKACLEIGQALKFK